AGGTCACCGTCGAGGTTCTCGAGGTCGACCTGAACCGCGAGCGCGTTTCCCTGTCCCTGAAGGCTACTCAGGAAGATCCGTGGCGCGTCTTTGCCCGCACTCACGCAATCGGCCAGATTGTACCGGGCAAGGTCACCAAGCTGGTTCCGTTCGGTGCGTTCGTCCGCGTCGAGGAAGGCATCGAGGGTCTGGTTCACATCTCCGAGCTGGCTTCCCGCCACATCGATGTTCCGGACCAGATCGTCTCCGTCGACGAGCAGGTCATGGTCAAGGTCATCGATATCGACCTCGAGCGTCGTCGTATCTCCCTGTCCCTCAAGCAGGCTGACGAGGACTTCACCGAAGAGTTCGACCCGACCAAGTACGGCATGGGCGACTCCTACGACGAGCAGGGCAACTACATCTTCCCGGAGGGCTTCGACCCGGAGACCAACGAGTGGATGGAGGGCTTCGAGACCCAGCGCGCAGAGTGGGAGGCTCGCTACGCAGAGGCGGAGCGTCACCACCAGCTGCACGCTGCCCAGATCGAGCGTCACCGCGCTGCAGCTGCCGAGGCTGCAGAGACTGCTTCGAACTACTCCTCCGAGTCCGGCGAGGCAGCTCCGGCTGCTCCGGCCGCACCGGCTGCAGACAACGCAGGCGGCACCCTGGCTTCCGACGAGCAGCTCGCTGCTCTGCGTGAGAAGCTGGCTGGCAACTAAGCTAGACCGCTAAGGGCTTATACGTCCCTTTGAGAAATCGCCCCGGCGAGGTTTTCCTCGCTGGGGCTTTTTCGTGCCTTCTTTGCTTTACGACGGGCACCCGCTCGGCCTTTTTTCTAGTGGCGGCTTGGGTGCTTGCTGCATTTTTGGTCCTGGTGTTGGGACTTTGGGCCATGAAGGTGGCACCGCTGTTGCCTAAGGCGGGCTTGCGCTTCACCAGAAGTGGCTTGCTGCACAGTAACCGGCTGCTGGCGAAGCTCAAGCCGTCCTAATGGCCTTGGTGGCCCTTATGGCCGTGGTTGCCCTGTCGATTTTGGTGGCTCTGTCTGTTCTGGCCGCCGTTGACAGCCTGTCTGCCTACCCATATGGTTGATGATATGACAACAAAGTATGAAGCTAACCAGATAGAGGACTCCTCCCATTCCACCGGCGGTGTGTACTCCCAGGAGGGCAAAGACTTTAACCGCGATACTCGCTATATCAATGACCGCATTGTTAAGAACGGTCGCGAGGTAGGCGAGGGGATTAAGACGTGGCCCGTTGAAGCCGGGCGCTACCGTCTTGTTGCGGCTCGTGCGTGCCCGTGGGCACACCGCACGCTTATCGTTCGCAGGCTGCTCGGCTTGGAAGATGCAATTTCGGTCGGAATTCCAGGGCCGGTTCACGATGCCCGCTCCTGGACATTCGACAAGGGGTCAGGTGGCCGCGACGAAATACTCGGCTACGAGCGCCTGCAGGAGGCATTCCTAAAGCGCTTCCCGGACTACCAGCGGGGCATTACCGTCCCGGCCATCGTCGAGATTGAATCGGGCGAGGTTGTGACCAACGACTTCCCCTGGATCACCTTGGATTTCATTACCGAGTGGACCGAGTTTCATCGCCACGGCGCCCCGGATCTCTACCCGGTGGAGATGCGCGAGGAAATGGATGAGCTCATGCAGTTCATCTACACCGAAATCAATAACGGTGTCTACCGCTGCGGCTTCGCGGGTTCGCAAGACTCCTACGACAAAGCTTACGACCGACTGTTCAGTGCCCTAGACAAGGTATCTGAGCGCTTAGAGACCCGCCGCTACCTCATGGGCGACCACATCACTGAGGCCGACATTCGCCTTTACACGACCCTCATCCGCTTCGATGCGGTCTACCACGGCCACTTCAAGTGCAACCGGAACAAGATCTCCGAGATGCCGGTTCTATACAACTACCTGCGTGATCTCTTCCAGACTCCGGGCTTCGGCGACACCACTGACTTTGTCGATATCAAGCGCCACTACTACGAGGTCCACCGCGACCTCAATCCTTTAGGTATTGTCCCGAAGGGCCCGGAGCTCTTCGACCTGCTCCAGCCGCACGGTCGTGAAGACCTTGGTGGCAGCCCATTTGGTAACGGTACCGCTCCGGATTCAGTCAACCCGGATCCCGTTGAAGAGGGCTACCGCATCGAGGATCTCGTCGTAAAGCACTAACGTGCCGGGGCGTGTCGACGTACCCTTAGAGACATGCTCAAAGTAGGACTAACCGGTGGCATGGGCAGTGGAAAATCTACGGTCGCCCGTAGGTTTGCCGAGCTCGGTGCCGCCATCATCGACGCTGATCAGATTGCTCGTGACGTCGTCGAACCCGGCGAACCGGCGCTGGCCGAACTCGCCGAAGCTTTCGGCGAGGGCATTTTGCTTGACGACGGCTCCCTCAACCGCGGCGAGCTTGCGAAGCGGGCCTTCGTATCCGCGGAGAAGACGGAGCTGCTGAACTCCATCACTCACCCGCGTATTGAGCAGCGCACCGAAGAGCAGTTCAACGCGGCAGGTGACGCCATCATCGTGTTCGACTCGCCGCTGCTAATTGAAATGGGGCAGTCGGAAGTGCAGGACCTCGTCGTGGTTGTGCATACCCCGGTGGAGGTCCGTCTCGACCGTCTGGTGGAAAGCCGCGGTGTAGACCGAGAGGATGCGAAGCAGCGCATCGCTAAGCAAATCAGCGACGATAAGCGTTTGCAGTTCGCCGATGTGGTGCTGGAAAACTCAGGTACCGAGGAGGATCTCGTGCGCCAGGTCGACCGGATTTGGGAGCGGATTATTCAGCCGCTGAACCAGATTCGTCAGCTACAGGCCGGGCAATAGCAGTCCGACCAGTAAACAGTTCCGCAAGCAGACTGACCAGCGGAAGCCCATCTAGGAGGAAGACCGACCGGCAAGATAATCCCGCAGCCGCGCGATCGCCTCCTCAATCACCTCGGCGCGCTTGCAGAAAGCGAATCGCACCAGGTAGCGGTATTTTTCTGACTCCGGGTCATCCACAAAGGCGGTGACGGGGATAGCTGCGACTCGGCATTCCTTGACTAGGCGGGTGCAGGTCTCCAGTGCGTCTCCATGCCCCCAGCTCGAGACATCGGCGACGACAAAATACCCTGCCTGCGGCGTGAAGACGTCGGCGCCAAGGCCCTCCAGCCCATCGGCGAGGAGCCGCATGTTGCCTTCGAGTTGGCTCGCTAGCTCATCCACCCATGGAGCACATTCTTTCAGGCCACGGGCGACCGCCGGCTGGAGGGGAGTAGCACCGACGTAGCTCAAGAACTGCTTGGCCTTGACCACGCCATCGAGCAACTCGGCCGGAGCGAGCGTCCAGCCAATCTTCCAGCCGGTG
The nucleotide sequence above comes from Corynebacterium amycolatum. Encoded proteins:
- a CDS encoding glutathione S-transferase family protein, whose translation is MTTKYEANQIEDSSHSTGGVYSQEGKDFNRDTRYINDRIVKNGREVGEGIKTWPVEAGRYRLVAARACPWAHRTLIVRRLLGLEDAISVGIPGPVHDARSWTFDKGSGGRDEILGYERLQEAFLKRFPDYQRGITVPAIVEIESGEVVTNDFPWITLDFITEWTEFHRHGAPDLYPVEMREEMDELMQFIYTEINNGVYRCGFAGSQDSYDKAYDRLFSALDKVSERLETRRYLMGDHITEADIRLYTTLIRFDAVYHGHFKCNRNKISEMPVLYNYLRDLFQTPGFGDTTDFVDIKRHYYEVHRDLNPLGIVPKGPELFDLLQPHGREDLGGSPFGNGTAPDSVNPDPVEEGYRIEDLVVKH
- the coaE gene encoding dephospho-CoA kinase, whose translation is MLKVGLTGGMGSGKSTVARRFAELGAAIIDADQIARDVVEPGEPALAELAEAFGEGILLDDGSLNRGELAKRAFVSAEKTELLNSITHPRIEQRTEEQFNAAGDAIIVFDSPLLIEMGQSEVQDLVVVVHTPVEVRLDRLVESRGVDREDAKQRIAKQISDDKRLQFADVVLENSGTEEDLVRQVDRIWERIIQPLNQIRQLQAGQ